A single genomic interval of Robbsia betulipollinis harbors:
- the mdtD gene encoding multidrug transporter subunit MdtD has protein sequence MQTPRSMSIMLWTVAVGFFMQTLDTTIVNTALPAMARALGESPLRMQSVVIAYALTMAMAIPASGWLADRFGTRRVYMAAIVLFVAGSLACALSRSLDALVAARVVQGVGGAMLLPVGRLAILRTFSSDQYLRALSFVAIPGLVGPLIGPTLGGWLVSIASWHWIFLINVPVGLAGIVATRLFMLDARTPVQRFDLKGYFLLAVGMMTLSLSLDGLAELGLQHATVLVLLVVSLAALTAYALHATRATYPLFPLDLFRIHSYCVGLLGNLFARIGSGAMPYLLPLLLQVSLGYTPFHAGLMMLPVAAAGMAVKRVAAPLIVRYGYRRVLVTNTVLVGLAMASFALVSPHQPLALRLLQFGVFGAVNSLQFTAMNTLTLKDLARGGASSGNGLFSMVQMLAMSLGVTVAGALLAAFQTMLATNESAGSLPSFHATFLSVGLITAASAWIFAQLAPDVKRVARAGANRLGAPHERHASDEI, from the coding sequence ATGCAGACGCCACGTTCGATGTCGATCATGCTGTGGACCGTCGCGGTCGGGTTTTTCATGCAGACCCTGGACACGACGATCGTCAATACCGCCCTGCCGGCGATGGCCCGGGCGCTGGGAGAAAGCCCATTGCGCATGCAGTCGGTCGTCATCGCCTATGCGTTGACGATGGCGATGGCGATCCCCGCCTCGGGCTGGCTGGCGGACCGCTTCGGCACGCGACGCGTCTACATGGCGGCGATCGTTCTGTTCGTCGCCGGCTCCCTTGCCTGCGCGCTGTCGCGTTCGCTCGACGCGCTGGTGGCCGCACGCGTCGTTCAGGGGGTGGGCGGTGCGATGCTGCTGCCCGTCGGACGCCTCGCGATCCTGCGCACGTTTTCCTCGGACCAGTACCTGCGGGCGCTCAGCTTCGTCGCCATACCGGGGCTGGTCGGCCCGCTGATCGGCCCGACGCTGGGCGGCTGGCTGGTGTCGATCGCCTCCTGGCACTGGATCTTTCTGATCAATGTACCGGTGGGCCTGGCGGGCATCGTCGCCACGCGTCTGTTCATGCTGGACGCGCGTACACCCGTGCAACGCTTCGATCTCAAGGGCTATTTCCTGCTCGCCGTGGGCATGATGACGCTGTCGCTGTCGCTCGACGGTCTGGCCGAACTCGGACTGCAGCACGCGACGGTGCTGGTGCTGCTGGTCGTGAGCCTCGCTGCGCTGACCGCCTATGCACTGCACGCCACGCGCGCCACCTACCCGCTCTTCCCGCTCGACCTGTTTCGCATCCATTCGTACTGCGTCGGCCTGCTGGGCAATCTGTTCGCCCGCATCGGCAGCGGCGCGATGCCCTATCTGCTGCCGCTGCTGCTGCAGGTGAGCCTGGGCTACACGCCGTTTCACGCGGGATTGATGATGCTGCCGGTGGCCGCCGCAGGGATGGCCGTCAAGCGGGTGGCCGCGCCGTTGATCGTGCGCTACGGCTATCGGCGCGTGCTGGTGACCAACACGGTTCTGGTCGGCCTGGCGATGGCCAGTTTCGCGTTGGTGTCGCCCCATCAACCGCTCGCCCTGCGCCTGCTGCAGTTCGGCGTGTTCGGCGCGGTGAACTCCCTGCAGTTCACCGCCATGAACACGCTGACGCTCAAGGATCTGGCACGAGGCGGCGCGAGCAGCGGCAACGGGCTATTCTCGATGGTGCAAATGCTGGCGATGAGTCTGGGGGTGACCGTCGCGGGGGCGCTGCTGGCCGCGTTCCAGACGATGCTCGCGACCAACGAGAGCGCAGGTTCGCTGCCGTCCTTCCACGCCACCTTTCTCAGCGTCGGCCTGATCACGGCGGCCTCGGCCTGGATCTTCGCGCAACTGGCGCCGGACGTGAAACGCGTCGCACGGGCGGGTGCAAATCGCCTCGGCGCCCCGCACGAGCGGCACGCATCCGACGAAATCTGA
- a CDS encoding ArsR/SmtB family transcription factor: MSRIPPHSVPRRAGTAVAGPAGHAVPAPAAAAVPAAGPGGPALLERDGAADPAAGTAFVVDALAPLFRLLGDPSRLSIVFVCLHEAVCVSEIARATGLSPSLVSHHLRLLRGARVVRGVRRGKQIFYTAADDHVRRMIDDMREHVVECPQDE; this comes from the coding sequence ATGTCCCGAATTCCACCGCACAGCGTGCCGCGTCGCGCCGGCACGGCCGTCGCAGGCCCCGCCGGGCACGCGGTGCCCGCGCCAGCGGCTGCTGCCGTGCCGGCCGCCGGCCCCGGTGGGCCGGCGTTGCTGGAGCGCGACGGCGCGGCCGATCCAGCGGCGGGAACCGCTTTCGTGGTGGATGCGCTGGCGCCGTTGTTTCGCCTGCTGGGCGACCCGAGTCGCCTGAGCATCGTCTTCGTCTGCCTGCACGAGGCGGTGTGCGTGTCGGAAATCGCCCGGGCGACGGGCTTGTCGCCGTCGCTGGTCAGCCATCATCTGCGTTTGCTGCGCGGTGCGCGGGTGGTGCGCGGCGTGCGCCGCGGCAAGCAGATCTTCTATACGGCGGCCGACGACCATGTGCGGCGCATGATCGACGACATGCGCGAGCACGTCGTCGAGTGCCCGCAGGACGAGTGA
- a CDS encoding ROK family protein codes for MAKSQPASLNILAIDIGGTGLKAALIDAQGTLIGERLRTPTPYPCPPDVLIAALVTLCRELGDYDRVAIGFPGVVRDGRVLTAPHFKDEHWVGYPLETALSQAFGNRPARLVNDALMQGLAAIRGVGLELVLTLGTGAGTALFLNGQPTPHLELAHHPIRGRKSYNDYVGDVARKKIGRRRWNRRVLRTIAILDSLLHYDHLYIGGGNAARIDVCLPPEISTVSNDAGLEGGAALWRLAGPALTD; via the coding sequence ATGGCAAAATCCCAACCTGCATCCCTGAACATTCTGGCGATCGATATCGGCGGCACCGGTCTGAAGGCAGCGCTGATCGACGCGCAAGGCACGCTGATCGGCGAGCGGCTGCGCACGCCCACGCCCTATCCCTGCCCGCCCGACGTACTCATTGCCGCGCTGGTGACGCTGTGCCGCGAACTCGGGGACTATGACCGCGTCGCGATCGGCTTTCCCGGTGTGGTACGGGACGGCCGGGTCCTGACCGCGCCGCACTTCAAGGACGAACACTGGGTGGGATACCCGCTCGAGACCGCGCTGTCGCAGGCGTTCGGCAACCGGCCGGCGCGTCTCGTCAACGACGCGCTGATGCAGGGGCTCGCGGCCATCCGCGGCGTGGGCCTGGAGTTGGTTCTGACGCTGGGCACGGGAGCGGGCACCGCCCTTTTCCTGAATGGTCAACCCACGCCGCACCTGGAACTGGCGCATCATCCGATTCGCGGCCGCAAAAGCTATAACGACTATGTCGGCGACGTCGCGCGCAAGAAAATCGGCAGACGACGCTGGAACCGGCGGGTGCTGCGCACCATCGCCATCCTCGACAGCCTGCTGCACTACGATCATCTCTATATCGGTGGGGGCAACGCGGCGCGCATCGACGTGTGCCTGCCGCCGGAGATCAGCACGGTGTCGAACGACGCCGGGCTCGAGGGCGGCGCGGCGCTCTGGCGGCTTGCCGGACCCGCGCTCACAGACTGA
- the hpnD gene encoding presqualene diphosphate synthase HpnD encodes MATANSIDPIEPREPVEPGTRPAPGADGVNAGDGSPLQARRSSFYLAMRVLPPEQREAMYEIYSFCRAVDDIADGDGERGARRAALDVWRERIDAMYPGTSTVNVAAGPGAVAPPRLAAAVARFDLQQADFVAVIDGMQMDLDADIQAPSFEVLDLYCDRVASAVGRLCTQVFGLPRPLGVKLAHHLGRALQFTNILRDLDEDAAINRLYLARESLIGADIAERTPHAVLAAAGLPLACTWLARAARVHYVEADALMRRAPRATVKAPRLMSAVYRETLEKTVARGWTAPRERVRVSRLRLATLYLRYGFF; translated from the coding sequence TTGGCGACTGCGAATTCCATCGATCCCATCGAACCCCGCGAACCCGTCGAACCCGGCACGCGCCCCGCACCGGGCGCCGACGGTGTCAACGCGGGTGACGGCAGCCCTTTGCAGGCGCGGCGCAGTTCGTTCTATCTGGCGATGCGCGTGCTGCCGCCCGAGCAGCGCGAAGCGATGTACGAGATCTACAGCTTCTGTCGCGCCGTCGACGATATCGCCGACGGCGACGGGGAGCGCGGCGCGCGACGTGCAGCGCTGGACGTATGGCGCGAGCGGATCGATGCGATGTATCCGGGAACGTCGACCGTGAACGTCGCAGCCGGCCCGGGCGCCGTGGCACCGCCCCGGCTTGCCGCCGCCGTGGCCCGCTTCGACCTGCAGCAGGCCGATTTCGTCGCCGTGATCGATGGCATGCAGATGGATCTCGACGCCGATATCCAGGCGCCCAGCTTCGAAGTTCTCGATCTCTATTGCGACCGGGTCGCCAGCGCGGTCGGCCGCCTTTGCACCCAGGTCTTCGGTCTGCCCCGCCCGCTGGGCGTGAAGCTCGCCCATCACCTGGGCCGGGCGCTGCAGTTCACGAACATCCTGCGCGATCTCGACGAGGACGCGGCGATCAATCGTCTCTACCTCGCGCGCGAATCGCTGATCGGCGCGGATATCGCCGAGCGGACCCCGCACGCAGTGCTCGCCGCCGCGGGCTTGCCGCTCGCCTGCACCTGGCTGGCGCGCGCGGCACGGGTGCATTACGTCGAAGCCGATGCGCTGATGCGCCGCGCGCCGCGCGCCACGGTGAAAGCGCCGCGCCTGATGTCGGCGGTCTATCGCGAAACGCTGGAAAAAACCGTCGCGCGCGGCTGGACGGCTCCCCGCGAGCGCGTGCGGGTATCGCGATTGCGGCTGGCCACCCTGTATCTTCGATACGGATTCTTTTGA
- a CDS encoding cation diffusion facilitator family transporter gives MTQQHPSGASAPASSTHDHGHAGHDHGHHHGGAGHMHVHGSTNETRLAWALLVIVLFMGIEIVGGLLSGSLALIADAAHMASDAVALGMSWAALRIGRRPATARLSYGYRRLEVLVAFINGLTLLLVSLGVMIEAVRRFAEPQPVLGPMMMAVAVAGLLSNVVTFLILNGGSRENLNMRSAWLHVLGDMVSSVAAIIAAGVILLTGFSPIDPILSIFVSVLIVRGAWQIVRSAGRILLEATPSDLDLEEVRADLIAQIGEISDVHHLHAWSLTSEQAMVTLHARATPGADPLRIPAAVCARLKERFSIDHATVQVEAEHCTDADGAGQAHEQEHGHAHGHDGHDHGAHDHDGHDHGPTREESATGAPKPPAAQCY, from the coding sequence ATGACCCAACAGCACCCATCGGGGGCAAGCGCCCCCGCCTCTTCCACGCACGATCATGGTCACGCCGGCCACGACCACGGTCACCATCACGGCGGCGCGGGTCACATGCACGTGCATGGCAGCACCAACGAGACGCGGCTCGCCTGGGCGCTGCTGGTCATCGTCCTTTTCATGGGAATCGAGATCGTCGGCGGCCTGCTGTCGGGCTCGCTGGCGCTGATCGCGGACGCCGCGCACATGGCGTCCGACGCGGTGGCGCTCGGCATGAGCTGGGCGGCATTGCGCATTGGCCGGCGCCCGGCGACGGCGCGTCTGTCCTACGGTTATCGACGCCTCGAAGTACTCGTGGCCTTTATCAACGGCCTGACGCTGCTGCTCGTCTCGCTGGGCGTGATGATCGAGGCGGTCCGGCGCTTCGCCGAACCGCAACCGGTGCTCGGCCCGATGATGATGGCCGTCGCCGTCGCCGGGTTGCTGTCGAACGTCGTCACCTTCCTGATCCTCAATGGCGGCAGCCGCGAGAACCTGAACATGCGCTCGGCCTGGCTGCACGTGCTGGGCGACATGGTCTCGTCGGTGGCGGCGATCATCGCGGCCGGCGTGATCCTGCTGACGGGTTTCTCGCCGATCGACCCCATCCTGTCGATATTCGTCTCGGTGCTGATCGTGCGCGGCGCCTGGCAGATCGTGCGCAGCGCCGGCCGTATCCTCCTGGAGGCGACGCCGTCGGATCTGGATCTGGAAGAGGTCCGTGCCGACCTGATCGCGCAGATCGGCGAGATCAGCGACGTGCATCATCTGCATGCCTGGTCGCTGACCTCCGAACAGGCGATGGTGACGCTGCATGCTCGCGCCACCCCCGGCGCGGACCCGCTGCGCATTCCGGCGGCCGTCTGCGCGCGGTTGAAGGAGCGGTTCTCGATCGATCACGCCACCGTGCAGGTCGAAGCCGAGCACTGCACGGACGCCGACGGCGCGGGGCAAGCGCATGAGCAGGAACATGGGCACGCACACGGGCACGATGGCCACGACCACGGCGCCCACGACCACGATGGGCACGACCACGGTCCGACGCGCGAAGAATCCGCTACCGGCGCCCCGAAGCCTCCCGCCGCGCAGTGCTATTGA
- the shc gene encoding squalene--hopene cyclase, protein MNDTTQPEKQALADTLLRANADAIAPGMRAEPRSRSATLATSPGLPMAPDAASSAGLENAVEAATQSLLDAQRPDGHWLYELEADATIPAEYVLLVHHLAEKPDVALEAKIAVYLRRIQGAHGGWPLFHDGPLDISASVKAYFALKMIGDAIDAPHMRRAREAILAHGGAAGSNVFTRILLALYGVLSWRAVPMMPIEIVLLPRWFPFHLSKISYWARTVIVPLLVLQLDRPRARNPRGVRLDELFVEPAVNVGLAKHAPHQNRHWFRFFRVTDVLLRATDWLMPASLRERAKRTAVEFVSSHLNGEDGLGAIYPAMANLVMMFDALGYPPEHPQRAIARRAIDRLLVIRDDEAYCQPCLSPVWDTALAAHALLESGTPAARRAALAGAEWLRPLQILETAGDWSARRPDVRPGGWAFQYANDHYPDVDDTAVVVMAMDRLAGTADYTRSISRGREWVLGMQSSEGGWGAFEPENTHEYLNNIPFADHGALLDPPTVDVSARCLSMLTQLGASRDDPAVARVTDYLLTHQEANGSWHGRWGMNYIYGTWAALCALNGVGIDAHGSPLIRRSVDWLFQIQNADGGWGEDGDSYRLDYRGHASAPSTASQTAWALLGLMSAGVVDDARVARGVAYLIATQNRAGFWDEPRFTATGFPRVFYLRYHGYAHYFPLWALARYRNLRRAGTRHVAYGL, encoded by the coding sequence ATGAACGATACCACTCAGCCTGAAAAGCAGGCCCTCGCCGACACCCTCCTTCGCGCGAACGCGGACGCCATTGCGCCGGGGATGCGCGCCGAGCCGCGATCGCGATCCGCAACCCTGGCCACGTCGCCCGGTCTGCCCATGGCGCCCGACGCCGCCTCGTCCGCCGGGCTCGAAAACGCGGTCGAGGCCGCCACGCAGAGTTTGCTCGATGCCCAGCGTCCCGACGGTCACTGGCTGTACGAACTCGAGGCCGATGCGACGATCCCCGCCGAATACGTGCTGCTGGTGCACCATCTGGCCGAGAAACCGGATGTGGCGCTGGAAGCGAAGATTGCCGTCTATCTGCGACGCATCCAGGGCGCGCATGGCGGCTGGCCGCTCTTTCACGACGGACCGCTGGATATCAGTGCGAGCGTGAAGGCCTATTTCGCGCTGAAAATGATCGGCGACGCGATCGATGCGCCGCACATGCGCCGCGCGCGCGAGGCGATCCTCGCGCACGGCGGCGCGGCGGGCAGCAATGTCTTCACCCGCATCCTGCTGGCACTGTACGGGGTGCTGTCGTGGCGCGCGGTACCGATGATGCCGATCGAGATCGTGCTGCTGCCGCGCTGGTTCCCTTTCCACCTGTCGAAGATCTCGTACTGGGCGCGCACGGTCATCGTGCCGCTGCTGGTGCTGCAACTCGACCGGCCACGCGCGCGCAATCCGCGCGGCGTGCGGCTCGACGAACTGTTCGTCGAGCCGGCGGTGAACGTCGGGCTCGCGAAACACGCCCCGCATCAGAACCGCCACTGGTTCCGCTTTTTCCGCGTGACCGACGTGCTGCTGCGGGCGACCGACTGGCTGATGCCCGCCTCGCTGCGCGAACGCGCCAAGCGCACGGCGGTCGAATTCGTTTCGTCGCACCTCAATGGCGAGGATGGCCTCGGGGCGATCTACCCCGCGATGGCGAACTTGGTCATGATGTTCGACGCGCTGGGCTACCCGCCGGAGCATCCGCAACGCGCGATCGCCCGCCGCGCGATCGATAGACTGCTCGTCATCCGTGACGACGAAGCCTATTGCCAGCCCTGCCTCTCGCCCGTCTGGGACACGGCGCTGGCCGCGCATGCGCTGCTCGAGTCCGGCACCCCTGCGGCGCGGCGCGCGGCCCTTGCCGGCGCGGAGTGGCTGCGACCATTGCAGATCCTGGAGACCGCCGGCGACTGGTCGGCGCGCCGGCCGGACGTGCGCCCGGGAGGCTGGGCGTTCCAGTATGCGAACGACCATTACCCCGATGTCGACGACACCGCGGTGGTGGTGATGGCGATGGACCGCCTCGCGGGCACGGCCGACTACACCCGGTCGATCTCGCGCGGGCGCGAATGGGTACTGGGCATGCAGAGCAGCGAAGGCGGCTGGGGCGCATTCGAACCCGAGAACACGCACGAGTATCTGAACAACATTCCGTTCGCCGATCACGGCGCGCTGCTCGATCCGCCCACGGTGGACGTGTCGGCACGCTGCCTGTCGATGCTGACCCAGCTGGGCGCGAGCCGCGACGATCCGGCGGTGGCGCGGGTGACCGACTATCTGCTCACCCATCAGGAAGCGAACGGCAGCTGGCATGGCCGCTGGGGCATGAATTATATCTACGGCACCTGGGCGGCGCTGTGCGCGCTCAATGGCGTGGGCATCGACGCGCATGGCTCCCCGCTGATCCGCCGGTCGGTGGACTGGCTGTTTCAGATCCAGAATGCAGACGGCGGCTGGGGCGAGGACGGCGACAGCTACCGGCTCGACTACCGGGGTCACGCGAGCGCGCCCTCCACCGCGTCGCAGACCGCGTGGGCGCTGCTGGGCCTGATGTCGGCCGGCGTCGTCGACGACGCCCGGGTCGCGCGGGGGGTGGCCTATCTGATCGCGACGCAGAACCGCGCGGGGTTCTGGGACGAACCGCGTTTCACGGCCACCGGTTTTCCCCGCGTGTTCTATCTGCGCTACCACGGGTATGCGCATTACTTCCCGCTTTGGGCGCTCGCCCGCTACCGCAACCTGCGGCGCGCGGGCACGCGTCACGTCGCCTACGGACTGTGA
- a CDS encoding Cof-type HAD-IIB family hydrolase encodes MSPDDHSHPPSAPRSANPTAADRPALRTDQEIRDAGLAPPARRISAVISDIDGTLVRPDKSLAPATVAAVRALQAAGIPFSLASARPPRGLLGYLNELGITAPLAAYNGGNIVSPSLDVLESHPIPAALARRVLDMLEAQGIDAWVFTRGAWQIRRRDGDYVDHEEQTIGYGPTLVERFDDLSSVDKIVGPCVDVAHLAEVDRDMRAALGDALTIGLSQVYYLDITHPDANKGQAVRGIARQLGVPVTEVAVLGDMANDVAMFREAGLAIAMGQAREDVRAHAHAVTLSNADDGVAAAIHALILPRVQRG; translated from the coding sequence ATGTCACCTGACGACCACAGCCATCCGCCGTCCGCGCCCAGATCGGCCAACCCGACGGCCGCCGACCGGCCGGCGCTGCGCACGGACCAGGAAATCCGCGACGCGGGCCTGGCACCGCCGGCACGACGCATTTCCGCGGTCATCTCGGATATCGACGGCACGCTGGTGCGCCCGGACAAGTCGCTCGCGCCGGCAACGGTGGCCGCGGTGCGCGCCCTGCAGGCGGCGGGGATCCCGTTCTCGCTCGCCAGCGCACGCCCGCCCCGCGGCCTGCTCGGCTATCTCAACGAACTGGGCATCACGGCGCCGCTCGCCGCCTACAACGGCGGCAATATCGTCTCGCCGTCGCTGGATGTCCTGGAATCGCATCCGATTCCCGCGGCACTCGCGCGGCGCGTGCTGGACATGCTCGAAGCCCAGGGCATCGACGCCTGGGTGTTCACGCGCGGCGCCTGGCAGATCCGGCGCCGCGACGGCGACTATGTCGACCACGAGGAGCAGACCATCGGCTATGGGCCGACCCTCGTCGAACGCTTCGACGACCTCAGCTCGGTGGACAAGATCGTCGGGCCATGCGTGGACGTCGCGCATCTGGCCGAGGTCGACCGGGACATGCGCGCCGCGCTCGGGGATGCGCTGACGATCGGTCTGTCGCAGGTCTATTACCTGGACATCACCCATCCGGACGCCAACAAGGGGCAGGCGGTGCGGGGCATCGCCCGGCAACTGGGCGTGCCGGTTACCGAAGTGGCGGTGCTGGGCGACATGGCCAACGACGTCGCGATGTTTCGCGAGGCGGGACTGGCGATCGCCATGGGTCAGGCGCGCGAAGACGTGCGCGCGCACGCGCACGCCGTCACGTTGAGCAATGCCGACGACGGCGTCGCCGCCGCCATCCACGCGCTGATACTGCCGCGCGTGCAGCGCGGCTAG
- a CDS encoding FdhF/YdeP family oxidoreductase, translated as MSATTSGKKMSDPYPHPSGGWGSIREVTEILVQENVLSAKGIKVLLKQNKSDGFACVSCSWAKSGKPHVAEFCESGAKASAWEITSKRADAAFFAQHTLTELESWSDHELEGTGRLTEPMKWDAASDRYLPIAWTQAFAEIGAALRKLDPKSVVCYASGRASLETSYMWQLFARLYGNNNLPDSSNMCHETTSVALPQSIGVPIGTIRLEDFEHTDCIFFFGQNVGTNSPRMLHPLQEARKRGCEIITFNPIREPGLISFANPQSPLEMLTPKQTTISTQYHQPRVGGDSAVVMGICKTVIAADDAALRDGDARILDIEFIEQHTHGVEAFKQAARATAWEVIERESGLKREAIERAAAVYMKAKAVIVLYGMGLTQHRKGVRNVQMLCNMLFLRGNIGRPGAGVSPVRGHSNVQGQRTVGITEKPELAPLDKLAELFHFEPPRDKGLTTVEACEGVLDGSVKAFLGLGGNFTRAVPDTDRVEAAWRSLPLMVQIATKPNRSHLIHGELAYLLPCLGRIEIDRQASGEQAVSMEDSTGVMHGSRGQVEPAADTLLSEAAIVAGIAKATLDPNPHVDWDGWVGNYSRIRDMMALTFPENYKDINTRMWFPDGFPRPNAARERKWKTKTGKATFATPDSFEANPDMPETEPGRNLQLFTIRSDGQFNTTVYTMDDRFRGVYGTRKVLLMNPRDIAHWGLNDGEVVKASTISHDGIARSVGGLKIMSFDVPDGCVAGYYPECNPLIPLWHHDDQAKTPASKSIPISLEREPVAA; from the coding sequence ATGAGCGCGACCACGAGCGGCAAGAAGATGAGCGACCCCTATCCCCATCCCTCCGGCGGCTGGGGGTCGATTCGCGAGGTGACGGAGATCCTGGTCCAGGAAAACGTCCTCTCGGCCAAAGGGATCAAGGTACTTCTCAAGCAGAACAAGTCCGATGGCTTCGCCTGCGTGAGCTGTTCGTGGGCGAAGTCCGGAAAACCGCACGTGGCGGAATTTTGCGAAAGCGGGGCGAAGGCGAGCGCCTGGGAAATCACCAGCAAGCGTGCCGACGCCGCCTTCTTCGCGCAGCACACGCTTACCGAACTGGAAAGCTGGAGCGATCACGAACTGGAGGGCACCGGCCGCCTCACCGAGCCGATGAAATGGGACGCGGCGAGCGACCGTTACCTGCCGATCGCCTGGACGCAGGCCTTTGCGGAAATCGGCGCGGCGTTGCGCAAGCTCGATCCGAAATCCGTCGTCTGTTATGCGTCGGGCCGGGCTTCGCTCGAGACGTCCTACATGTGGCAACTGTTTGCGCGCCTGTACGGCAACAACAATCTGCCCGACAGTTCCAACATGTGCCACGAAACCACCTCGGTGGCGCTGCCGCAATCGATCGGCGTGCCGATCGGCACGATCCGTCTCGAGGATTTCGAGCACACCGACTGCATTTTCTTCTTCGGCCAGAATGTCGGCACCAACAGCCCGCGGATGCTGCATCCGCTGCAGGAAGCCCGCAAGCGCGGTTGCGAGATCATCACGTTCAATCCCATCCGCGAGCCGGGCTTGATCAGTTTCGCCAATCCGCAGTCGCCGCTGGAGATGCTGACGCCGAAACAGACGACGATCAGCACCCAGTATCATCAGCCGCGCGTGGGCGGCGACAGCGCGGTGGTGATGGGCATCTGCAAGACGGTGATCGCGGCCGACGATGCGGCGCTGCGCGACGGCGACGCGCGCATACTCGACATCGAATTCATCGAACAGCACACGCACGGCGTCGAGGCGTTCAAACAGGCGGCGCGCGCGACCGCATGGGAGGTCATCGAACGCGAGTCGGGGCTCAAGCGCGAGGCGATCGAGCGGGCGGCGGCCGTGTACATGAAGGCGAAGGCGGTCATCGTCCTGTACGGGATGGGATTGACGCAGCATCGCAAGGGCGTGCGCAATGTGCAGATGCTGTGCAACATGCTGTTCCTGCGCGGCAATATCGGCAGGCCCGGCGCAGGCGTCTCGCCGGTACGGGGCCATTCGAACGTGCAGGGGCAGCGCACCGTGGGCATCACCGAGAAGCCGGAGCTGGCGCCGCTGGACAAGCTCGCCGAATTGTTTCATTTCGAGCCGCCGCGCGACAAGGGACTGACCACGGTGGAAGCGTGCGAGGGCGTGCTGGACGGTAGCGTCAAGGCCTTCCTCGGGCTGGGCGGCAATTTCACCCGCGCGGTGCCCGATACGGACCGGGTCGAGGCGGCGTGGCGCTCGCTGCCGCTGATGGTGCAGATCGCCACCAAGCCGAACCGCAGCCACCTGATCCACGGCGAACTCGCCTACCTGCTGCCCTGCCTGGGCCGCATCGAGATCGACCGGCAGGCCAGCGGCGAACAGGCGGTCTCGATGGAAGACAGCACGGGCGTCATGCACGGCTCGCGCGGACAGGTCGAACCGGCGGCCGACACGCTGCTTTCCGAGGCGGCGATCGTTGCCGGGATCGCGAAGGCGACGCTCGACCCGAATCCGCATGTCGACTGGGACGGCTGGGTCGGCAACTACAGCAGGATACGTGACATGATGGCGCTGACTTTCCCGGAAAACTACAAGGACATCAATACCCGGATGTGGTTTCCGGACGGTTTTCCCCGGCCCAACGCCGCTCGCGAACGCAAGTGGAAGACCAAGACCGGCAAGGCGACCTTCGCCACCCCCGACAGTTTCGAGGCCAATCCGGACATGCCGGAGACCGAACCGGGCAGGAACCTGCAACTGTTCACGATCCGCAGCGATGGCCAGTTCAACACGACCGTCTACACGATGGACGACCGGTTCCGCGGCGTCTATGGCACGCGCAAGGTGTTGCTGATGAATCCACGCGACATCGCCCACTGGGGACTGAACGACGGCGAGGTGGTCAAGGCGAGCACGATCTCGCACGACGGCATCGCGCGCAGCGTCGGCGGGCTGAAGATCATGTCCTTCGACGTGCCCGACGGTTGCGTGGCGGGCTATTACCCGGAATGCAACCCGCTGATCCCGCTGTGGCATCACGACGACCAGGCGAAGACGCCGGCGTCGAAATCGATCCCGATCAGCCTGGAGCGGGAGCCGGTGGCGGCCTAG